The following proteins are encoded in a genomic region of Streptobacillus felis:
- a CDS encoding metal ABC transporter solute-binding protein, Zn/Mn family, protein MKKIVFKLIMLLLLISNVSLAKLKIGVSMLPYYSFTSNIVGERAEVIQILPADVDVHAYQPSPDEVKKIANLDVIIINGTGIDDYMYNLVKASNNKKIVIINSNKNVSLLPVSGERGSNKSVNTHTFISTQASIQQINTIAKELAKLDSANGSYFLKNARDYSKKLSNIKSKKIKEIAELRKGKNLTVATTHGGYDYILGELGIKVGVVIEPKNHNKPSANDLKIAIDLIKKYKIDILFESDGASSPYTKAIQKETGVVVEQLLHMTNGKYAKDTFEKDLEKNFDRIISALRKVNKK, encoded by the coding sequence ATGAAGAAAATAGTTTTTAAATTAATTATGTTACTATTATTAATAAGTAATGTGTCTTTAGCAAAGCTTAAAATAGGAGTAAGTATGCTACCTTATTATTCATTTACTTCAAATATTGTAGGTGAAAGGGCAGAAGTTATACAAATTTTACCTGCAGATGTAGATGTACATGCATATCAACCATCACCAGATGAAGTAAAAAAAATTGCTAATTTAGATGTAATAATTATTAATGGTACAGGCATAGATGATTATATGTATAATCTTGTTAAGGCATCTAATAATAAGAAAATAGTAATTATTAATTCAAATAAAAATGTTTCACTTCTTCCTGTTTCAGGTGAACGTGGAAGCAATAAATCAGTTAATACTCATACATTTATATCTACACAAGCTTCAATTCAACAAATAAATACTATAGCAAAAGAATTAGCTAAACTAGATAGTGCAAATGGAAGTTATTTTTTAAAAAATGCAAGAGATTATAGTAAAAAATTATCTAATATTAAATCAAAAAAAATAAAAGAAATAGCTGAATTAAGAAAAGGTAAAAATCTTACTGTAGCAACAACTCACGGTGGTTATGACTATATACTTGGTGAATTAGGAATAAAGGTTGGAGTAGTTATAGAACCTAAAAATCATAATAAACCTAGTGCAAATGATTTAAAAATAGCTATAGATTTAATAAAGAAATATAAAATTGATATACTTTTTGAATCTGATGGTGCAAGTTCTCCTTACACAAAGGCAATTCAAAAAGAAACTGGAGTAGTAGTTGAACAATTGCTGCACATGACTAATGGTAAGTATGCAAAAGATACTTTTGAAAAAGACTTAGAAAAGAATTTTGACAGAATTATTTCAGCACTTAGAAAGGTAAATAAAAAATGA
- the nagA gene encoding N-acetylglucosamine-6-phosphate deacetylase encodes MIIKNAKIFDGDKFIPENVVILNGDKIEKITTVSELTEDLMSKHEVVDIDGKVLSPGFIDLQLNGCGGVLFNDEITVETLKIMNETNKKYGCTSFLPTLITSPDEKILKALKLIDEIKDTKEEIGVLGLHIEGPYISVEKKGVHRPDYIRVLSDEMIEEISKRGYEGVKIITIAPENALVKHLKSLKDSKINIALGHTNATYAQIEEKAEYFTHATHFFNAMRPFDSREPGVIGYLLDKKNIQCGIIVDGLHASFPSVRVVKEVMKSNMYVVTDAVAPMGTDMPEFIFEGHLVRHENGKCWDPKTGSLGGAAIDMMSSVKNLIKEVKISEEEALRMATSYPAKAVQVEDRYGYIKEGYIADLTYYNENYIVEGTIAKGKLQRY; translated from the coding sequence ATGATAATCAAAAATGCAAAAATATTTGATGGGGATAAATTTATTCCTGAAAATGTTGTAATATTAAATGGAGATAAAATTGAAAAAATTACAACTGTATCTGAACTTACTGAAGATTTAATGTCTAAACATGAAGTAGTGGATATAGATGGTAAAGTACTATCACCTGGTTTCATCGATTTACAATTAAATGGTTGTGGTGGAGTATTATTTAATGATGAAATTACAGTTGAAACTTTAAAAATAATGAACGAAACAAATAAAAAATATGGTTGTACTTCATTTTTACCTACATTAATTACATCACCTGATGAAAAGATTCTTAAAGCTTTAAAATTAATCGATGAAATTAAAGATACAAAAGAAGAAATAGGTGTATTAGGATTACATATTGAAGGGCCATATATTAGTGTAGAAAAAAAAGGTGTACATAGACCAGACTATATTAGAGTATTAAGTGATGAAATGATAGAAGAAATATCTAAAAGAGGTTATGAAGGTGTTAAAATAATTACTATAGCACCAGAAAATGCACTAGTTAAGCATTTAAAATCTTTAAAAGATAGTAAGATTAATATAGCTTTAGGACACACTAATGCAACATATGCACAAATAGAAGAAAAAGCTGAATATTTTACTCATGCTACACATTTTTTTAATGCAATGCGTCCTTTTGATTCAAGAGAGCCTGGGGTAATAGGTTATTTATTAGATAAGAAAAACATACAATGTGGAATAATTGTTGATGGATTACATGCAAGCTTTCCATCAGTAAGGGTGGTTAAGGAAGTAATGAAATCAAACATGTATGTTGTAACAGATGCTGTTGCTCCTATGGGAACTGATATGCCAGAATTTATTTTTGAAGGCCACTTAGTTCGTCATGAAAATGGTAAATGTTGGGATCCTAAGACAGGATCACTTGGTGGGGCAGCAATAGATATGATGTCAAGTGTTAAAAACCTAATTAAAGAAGTAAAAATAAGTGAAGAAGAAGCATTACGTATGGCAACATCTTATCCGGCTAAAGCTGTTCAAGTTGAAGATAGATATGGATATATTAAAGAAGGATATATTGCAGATTTAACTTACTATAATGAAAACTATATAGTAGAAGGAACTATTGCAAAAGGTAAATTACAAAGATATTAA